The Acinonyx jubatus isolate Ajub_Pintada_27869175 chromosome D1, VMU_Ajub_asm_v1.0, whole genome shotgun sequence genome includes a window with the following:
- the AP5B1 gene encoding AP-5 complex subunit beta-1: MGPLSRETWAQRLAAFRASPSAFMAGPEGEDLGRDLLSELRSDKLSEQTKVSLLALSLEYPAQLWPDATAAEAAATSLLDTLVLLPPRPSALRRPLLLAATTALVAGDALGPTSEASRRLLPLLLGLASGRDLGRGFGPASEQRPLQATACECLRELESCKPGLLGGCLGLLRGLLGQEGPVQPLSLLLALALRNTLVIQARARARAGLQGLLMAGDTPSGGDPWNWALAEEGDARLQPQAPSWPAAEEECGLAVLEPTPEEARELRAAVAQLLDTSYLLTPVAQAQLLWLLGWALRGLRGQTPVLFKPQLVRLLGTAQLTLLHAVLALKAAFGEALFTAQDEALLLRRLTVAAQHPALPLPAHLFHLHCLLSFPENWPLGPTGEEAAPLLLGPRLCRGLLPSLLHDPMALLARLHLLCLLCAEDEEKEEKGQDWSPRHYLEELLAGLRQRAALDGGPRASATLCFQASYLVVQCLATQPTVLTPLTHGLARLYRARPVLAPHFVDLLDRVGPELGEPLRVALRQEVVSRPGRDEALRWHLQILAEVADGNAQSATLGFLGAAAAHCTDWGLQQALLRVCRALLRAGVGGGLADLLQALARQWEDPDGRDHARLYYILLAHLAGPKLGVALGPSPAAPALASSLVAENQGFAAVLMVQEAPAPIRLSVGPHRAAGPGPVLQLHVEVLEPAYSLELRFRVEGQVYAPLGAVHVPCLCPGRPCRPLLLPLQPRRPAPTRLDVRALYTTPTGLTCHAHLPPLPVNFADLFLPFPQAPEGDKLGFFEELWDSCLPKGAESRLWCPLGPQGLEALVSRHLEPFVVVAQPPTSYHIAIRLPPDSRLLLRLEAAQEDGVPVALRTDDWAVLPLAGDYLRGLSAAV; the protein is encoded by the exons ATGGGACCCCTGAGCCGGGAAACCTGGGCGCAGCGCCTGGCCGCCTTCCGGGCCAGCCCGTCCGCCTTCATGGCAGGTCCCGAGGGTGAGGACCTGGGTCGTGACCTGCTGAGCGAACTGAGAAGTGACAAGCTGAGCGAACAGACCAAG GTTTCTTTGCTGGCCCTGAGCCTGGAGTATCCAGCCCAGCTGTGGCCGGACGCCACTGCAGCGGAGGCAGCCGCCACCTCCCTGTTGGACACCCTGGTCCTTCTACCCCCACGGCCCTCGGCCCTGCGGCGGCCCCTGCTGCTGGCGGCCACCACGGCCCTGGTGGCAGGAGATGCGCTGGGCCCCACTTCGGAAGCCTCCCGCCGGCTCCTGCCCCTTCTTCTCGGCTTGGCCTCCGGCCGCGATCTGGGGCGAGGCTTTGGCCCCGCCTCGGAGCAGCGCCCCCTGCAGGCCACGGCGTGTGAGTGCCTGCGGGAGCTGGAGAGCTGCAAGCCTGGGCTGCtggggggctgcctggggctgcTGCGGGGTCTGCTGGGGCAGGAAGGCCCGGTTCAGCCGCTCAGCCTGCTGCTGGCGCTCGCTCTGCGCAACACCTTGGTGATacaggccagggccagggccagggccggCCTGCAGGGCCTGCTCATGGCTGGGGATACTCCCTCTGGGGGTGATCCCTGGAACTGGGCGCTAGCCGAGGAGGGGGATGCCCGCCTTCAACCGCAGGCACCCAGCTGGCCAGCAGCGGAGGAGGAGTGTGGCCTTGCAGTGCTGGAACCCACTCCTGAGGAGGCCCGGGAGCTGCGGGCTGCTGTGGCCCAGCTTCTGGACACTTCCTACCTGCTCACTCCTGTGGCTCAGGCCCAGCTTCTGTGGCTGCTGGGCTGGGCCCTGCGGGGTCTCCGGGGACAGACGCCGGTGCTCTTCAAGCCGCAGTTGGTGCGGCTGCTGGGCACAGCGCAGCTCACGCTGCTGCACGCTGTTCTGGCGCTTAAAGCAGCCTTTGGAGAAGCCCTGTTCACGGCCCAGGATGAGGCCTTGCTGCTCCGCCGGCTCACCGTGGCTGCCCAGCACCCGGCGctgcccctgcctgcccaccTCTTCCACCTGCACTGCCTTCTGAGTTTCCCCGAGAACTGGCCCCTGGGCCCCACAGGTGAGGAGGCCGCGCCGCTGCTGCTGGGCCCCCGGCTATGCCGCGGCCTCCTGCCCAGTCTCCTGCACGACCCGATGGCCCTCCTGGCCCGCCTGCATCTGCTGTGCCTGCTCTGCGcggaagatgaagaaaaggaagagaaaggccaGGATTGGAGCCCCCGGCATTACCTGGAGGAGCTGCTGGCTGGCTTGCGGCAGAGGGCAGCCCTGGATGGGGGCCCCCGGGCCTCGGCCACCCTCTGCTTCCAGGCCTCCTACCTGGTTGTTCAGTGCCTAGCCACGCAGCCTACGGTGCTGACACCCTTGACCCACGGACTGGCCCGGCTGTACCGAGCCCGGCCGGTGCTGGCTCCGCATTTTGTGGACCTCTTGGATCGCGTGGGCCCGGAGCTGGGGGAGCCCCTGAGAGTGGCGTTGCGGCAGGAGGTGGTGTCCAGGCCGGGCAGAGATGAGGCCCTTCGTTGGCACCTGCAGATCCTGGCAGAAGTGGCAGACGGGAATGCTCAGAGTGCCACCCTCGGCTTCCTGGGAGCCGCAGCTGCGCACTGCACGGACTGGGGCCTCCAGCAGGCCCTGCTCCGGGTCTGCCGGGCCTTGCTGCGGGCGGGTGTTGGGGGTGGCCTGGCCGACTTGCTGCAGGCGCTGGCCAGGCAGTGGGAGGACCCTGACGGGCGGGACCATGCCCGCCTCTACTACATCCTCCTGGCCCACCTTGCGGGGCCCAAGCTGGGGGTGGCCCTGGGCCCCTCGCCTGCTGCACCCGCATTGGCCTCCTCCCTGGTGGCCGAGAACCAGGGCTTTGCTGCGGTGCTGATGGTGCAGGAGGCCCCAGCCCCGATCCGGCTGAGCGTGGGGCCCCACAGAGCGGCGGGCCCGGGCCCGGTGCTGCAGCTCCACGTGGAGGTGCTGGAGCCGGCGTACTCGCTGGAGCTGCGCTTCCGCGTGGAAGGACAAGTGTACGCACCCTTGGGGGCCGTCCACGTGCCCTGCCTGTGCCCCGGCCGCCCTTGCCgccctctgctcctgcctctgCAGCCCCGACGCCCGGCCCCCACGAGGCTGGACGTGCGTGCCCTCTACACCACGCCCACCGGCCTCACGTGCCATGCCCACCTGCCACCGCTGCCCGTGAACTTCGCTGAcctttttctgcctttcccccaggCCCCCGAGGGGGACAAGCTGGGCTTCTTCGAGGAGCTCTGGGACTCCTGCCTGCCAAAGGGCGCCGAGAGTCGCCTCTGGTGCCCTCTTGGGCCACAGGGGCTGGAGGCCTTGGTGTCCCGCCATCTGGAGCCCTTCGTGGTGGTGGCCCAGCCCCCCACCAGCTACCACATAGCCATCCGTCTGCCCCCGGACTCGAGGCTGTTGCTGCGACTGGAGGCGGCCCAGGAGGACGGGGTGCCCGTGGCCCTGCGGACCGATGACTGGGCTGTGCTGCCCCTGGCTGGGGACTACCTCCGTGGGCTGTCAGCTGCTGTCTGA